Proteins found in one Serinicoccus marinus DSM 15273 genomic segment:
- a CDS encoding GtrA family protein: MTPSTPGLLARARAAYRVLVAELAKFGTVGALAFVLDTALYNVLIFGVPGVAEGPMAGSPLWGKVVATSVATVFSWVGNRLWTFRHRRSEPVAHEFALFVVFNALGLLIALACLGFSRYILGLDSQLADNVSGNGVGLVLGTLFRFWAYRTFVFRGELDLEGKGQGVVARGR; this comes from the coding sequence GTGACCCCCTCTACCCCCGGGCTGCTCGCCCGCGCCCGCGCGGCCTACCGCGTCCTGGTCGCCGAGCTGGCCAAGTTCGGGACGGTGGGCGCGCTCGCCTTCGTCCTGGACACGGCGCTCTACAACGTCCTCATCTTCGGGGTGCCCGGGGTCGCGGAGGGCCCGATGGCGGGGTCGCCGCTGTGGGGCAAGGTGGTCGCGACGAGCGTGGCGACGGTCTTCTCCTGGGTCGGCAACCGGCTGTGGACCTTCCGGCACCGCCGCAGCGAGCCGGTGGCCCACGAGTTCGCGCTCTTCGTGGTCTTCAACGCGCTCGGGCTGCTCATCGCGCTGGCGTGCCTGGGGTTCTCCCGCTACATCCTCGGGCTGGACAGCCAGCTGGCCGACAACGTGTCGGGCAACGGCGTGGGGCTCGTGCTCGGCACGCTGTTCCGGTTCTGGGCCTACCGCACCTTCGTCTTCCGTGGCGAGCTGGACCTGGAGGGCAAGGGTCAGGGCGTCGTCGCCAGGGGCAGGTAG
- a CDS encoding 5-(carboxyamino)imidazole ribonucleotide synthase, producing the protein MTSPSPVRAEGGFPVVGIVGGGQLARMCQPPAVALSLTLSVLAESPTASAALVVPHSPVGEHTDLAAVREFARGCDVVTFDHEHVPQEVLLALQEEGVELHPSPQALVFAQDKLAMRRRLTELGLPCPRWAQARTGADVEDFAAQVGWPLVAKAPRGGYDGKGVLVCRSLADVQPWLGEVGTGGLADGILLEEAVDFSRELSVMVGRSPSGQAATWPVVETVQEGGINTEVLAPAPGLDDELAVALAEGALRIAGELGVTGVMAVEVFEVTGRWPDGSAYPTYLVNELAMRPHNSGHWSIDGAVTSQFEQHLRAVLDLPLGDPSARAPWTASANVLGGDYPELYATYKHLMARDPGLKIHLYGKGVRPGRKLGHVTVCGGDGSASSLAELRGRSTHAADYLRGVVTE; encoded by the coding sequence GTGACGTCACCCAGCCCCGTCCGCGCCGAGGGCGGCTTCCCCGTGGTGGGCATCGTCGGCGGTGGCCAGCTCGCCCGGATGTGCCAGCCACCGGCGGTCGCCCTGTCTCTCACCCTCTCCGTCCTCGCCGAGTCGCCGACGGCCAGCGCCGCGCTGGTCGTGCCGCACAGCCCGGTCGGGGAGCACACCGACCTCGCGGCGGTGCGGGAGTTCGCGCGCGGCTGCGACGTCGTGACCTTCGACCACGAGCACGTCCCGCAGGAGGTGCTGCTCGCGCTGCAGGAGGAGGGGGTGGAGCTGCACCCGAGTCCCCAGGCGCTGGTCTTCGCGCAGGACAAGCTGGCCATGCGGCGGCGACTCACCGAGCTCGGACTCCCCTGCCCCCGGTGGGCGCAGGCACGCACCGGCGCCGACGTGGAGGACTTCGCCGCGCAGGTCGGCTGGCCGCTGGTCGCCAAGGCCCCGCGCGGCGGCTACGACGGCAAGGGGGTGCTGGTCTGCCGGTCGCTCGCCGACGTGCAGCCGTGGCTCGGCGAGGTGGGCACCGGCGGTCTCGCCGACGGCATCCTGCTGGAGGAGGCCGTGGACTTCTCCCGCGAGCTCTCGGTCATGGTCGGTCGCAGCCCCTCCGGGCAGGCGGCGACCTGGCCGGTCGTGGAGACCGTGCAGGAGGGCGGCATCAACACCGAGGTGCTCGCCCCGGCGCCCGGCCTCGACGACGAGCTCGCCGTGGCCCTCGCCGAGGGGGCGCTGCGCATCGCCGGTGAGCTCGGGGTGACCGGCGTCATGGCCGTCGAGGTCTTCGAGGTGACCGGGCGGTGGCCGGACGGGTCGGCCTACCCCACCTACCTGGTCAACGAGCTGGCGATGCGCCCGCACAACAGCGGGCACTGGAGCATCGACGGCGCGGTGACCAGCCAGTTCGAGCAGCACCTGCGGGCGGTGCTGGACCTGCCGCTCGGCGACCCCTCGGCCCGGGCCCCGTGGACCGCCTCCGCCAACGTGCTGGGCGGCGACTATCCCGAGCTGTACGCCACCTACAAGCACCTCATGGCGCGCGACCCGGGCCTGAAGATCCACCTCTACGGCAAGGGGGTGCGACCCGGGCGCAAGCTCGGGCACGTCACGGTCTGCGGCGGCGACGGGAGCGCGTCCTCGCTGGCGGAGCTGCGCGGGCGGAGCACCCATGCCGCCGACTACCTGCGAGGAGTGGTGACCGAGTGA
- the purE gene encoding 5-(carboxyamino)imidazole ribonucleotide mutase, whose protein sequence is MGSDSDWPVMEAAAEVLEEFGVPYEADVVSAHRMPIEMIDYGAGAQERGLRVIVAGAGGAAHLPGMLASVTVLPVIGVPVPLKHLDGMDSLLSIVQMPAGIPVATVSVAGARNAGLLAVRMLGAGEGEQAARLRERLAGFAGDLRDQAHAKGERLRERRTSR, encoded by the coding sequence ATGGGCAGCGACAGCGACTGGCCGGTGATGGAGGCCGCCGCCGAGGTGCTCGAGGAGTTCGGGGTGCCCTACGAGGCCGACGTCGTCTCGGCGCACCGGATGCCGATCGAGATGATCGACTACGGCGCAGGCGCGCAGGAGCGCGGACTGCGGGTGATCGTCGCCGGTGCCGGGGGAGCGGCGCACCTACCGGGCATGCTCGCCTCGGTGACGGTGCTGCCGGTCATCGGGGTGCCGGTGCCGCTGAAGCACCTGGACGGTATGGACTCGTTGCTCTCGATCGTGCAGATGCCGGCCGGGATCCCGGTCGCCACGGTGTCGGTCGCGGGCGCCCGCAACGCCGGCCTGCTGGCGGTCCGGATGCTGGGCGCCGGCGAGGGCGAGCAGGCGGCACGGCTCCGGGAGCGGCTGGCGGGTTTCGCCGGCGACCTGCGCGACCAGGCCCACGCCAAGGGCGAGAGGCTGCGGGAGCGCCGGACGTCACGCTGA
- a CDS encoding acyl-CoA dehydrogenase family protein has translation MSEFDLFRISEDHEALREAVREIAEEQIAPHAAAVDEESRFPDEALKALTATDFHAPHIAEDYDGAGADALATCIVIEEVARACASSSLIPAVNKLGTMPLILAASEEVKARYLPPVARGEAMFSYGLSEAGAGSDTAGMTCKALEQPDGSFVLNGQKSWITNAGVSEFYTVMAVTDPDGPRGRNVTAFVVEKDDEGFTFGAPEKKLGIKGSPTRELHFDDCRIPGDRMVGGLGEGLKIALRTLDHTRVTIGAQAVGIAQGALDLALGYVQERQQFGRAVADFQGVQFMLADMGMKLEAARQLVYVAASKSERGDDDLPFFGAAAKCYASDVAMEITTDAVQLLGGYGYTKDFPAERMMRDAKITQIYEGTNQVQRVVMARQLLKG, from the coding sequence ATGAGCGAGTTCGACCTGTTCCGGATCAGTGAGGACCACGAGGCGCTGCGCGAGGCGGTTCGCGAGATCGCGGAGGAGCAGATCGCCCCCCACGCGGCAGCGGTGGACGAGGAGAGCCGGTTCCCGGACGAGGCGCTCAAGGCCCTCACGGCCACCGACTTCCACGCCCCGCACATCGCGGAGGACTACGACGGCGCCGGCGCCGATGCGCTGGCGACCTGCATCGTCATCGAGGAGGTGGCGCGGGCCTGCGCGAGCAGCTCACTGATCCCCGCGGTCAACAAGCTCGGCACCATGCCGTTGATCCTGGCGGCCTCCGAGGAGGTCAAGGCCCGCTACCTGCCGCCGGTGGCGCGGGGCGAGGCGATGTTCTCCTACGGCCTGTCCGAGGCGGGCGCCGGCTCGGACACGGCGGGCATGACGTGCAAGGCGCTGGAGCAGCCGGACGGCAGCTTCGTGCTCAACGGCCAGAAGTCGTGGATCACCAACGCCGGGGTGAGCGAGTTCTACACCGTCATGGCCGTCACGGACCCCGACGGGCCGCGCGGCCGCAACGTCACGGCCTTCGTCGTGGAGAAGGACGACGAGGGCTTCACCTTCGGTGCGCCGGAGAAGAAGCTCGGGATCAAGGGCAGCCCCACGCGTGAGCTGCACTTCGACGACTGCCGGATCCCCGGTGACCGGATGGTCGGCGGGCTCGGCGAGGGCCTCAAGATCGCGCTGCGCACGCTCGACCACACGCGGGTCACCATCGGTGCCCAGGCGGTGGGGATCGCCCAGGGCGCGCTGGACCTGGCCCTGGGATACGTCCAGGAGCGCCAGCAGTTCGGCAGGGCCGTCGCCGACTTCCAGGGCGTGCAGTTCATGCTCGCCGACATGGGGATGAAGCTGGAGGCGGCGCGGCAGCTGGTCTACGTCGCGGCGTCGAAGTCCGAGCGGGGCGACGACGACCTGCCCTTCTTCGGTGCCGCCGCCAAGTGCTACGCCTCGGACGTCGCGATGGAGATCACCACCGACGCGGTGCAGCTGCTCGGCGGCTACGGCTACACCAAGGACTTCCCGGCGGAGCGCATGATGCGCGACGCCAAGATCACCCAGATCTACGAGGGCACCAACCAGGTCCAGCGCGTGGTGATGGCGCGCCAGCTGCTCAAGGGCTGA